The Tripterygium wilfordii isolate XIE 37 chromosome 1, ASM1340144v1, whole genome shotgun sequence sequence taGTAAATGGGGCAAAACTGGGTTACAAATGGATTTTTACTTTCCAGCGGCTATTCCGACCATCCAGGGGCTAAAATATGTATAGCTCATCAAGGCAAGTCCAACAGTGATGGTGATTAGCAGAGGGGTGACCTACGGTGGTCGAATTGGGCTCCAAAATTTTAGTTGGCCACGATTTCAAATCGAGATTCTGGCAAAATAAGTAGTTGTTGGCAGCAAACGAAGGTTGGAGATGAGTCATGATGTTCTGGCGCTTCGGATCAATAGGTAGTGGCCGGATTGTTGACCTTGATTCCGACAATGAGAGGAAAACTGAGGATTGAAAGaggagagaaatagagaacgtGAGAGTGAGGTGGAAGGGAGAGAGAGTGggtatttgtgtttaattttcaaaatttaaaagttgtccacataaaattacTGACTGGACATGCCACCTAAACTTGAGATGCTTTGGGCTATCAAAAGCTTGGGTTATATGTCATTTTCGATTTAGTTTAGATCACCTATAATTGATAACAATGTTCTTTACCTCCAAAATTGAAGGACTAATTAAATTGACCAATTTAAAGCTTAATaccacttttggtcactgaaagattggacatttttcaatttggtcactcaaagttcaaatgtttcaaaatgatcacctgaagtttttatttgtttcaatataGTCACTCGGTCAGAATTCTCATATTTTGGTCAGTCAAAGTGCCTACATGGCTGTTGATTGTTAACTGCATTGCTTGTACGGCTTGACAGTTGCCAAATGGAAAATAAGTAttcaaaaaaatcacaaatgcaaaaataaaaatgaaaataaagatgtaaaatttaactatttaaataaaaaaattacaaatgaaaAAAGATTATGGATTATCCTTTCAAACCCAGATATCAGTGGCGGACCCAGGAATTTGTATCAGTGGGCTgcccccggaatttttttttgttgggttttataTGTTATGGTTATGATTATTGATTACAAatacaaaaacacattaataatagttcAAAGCAATAAAAAGATACATTGTAATTATCACAATAGCATTCAACATGTCTCCATGTTTTATTTGCAAAACCAATGATAATTCATATGTAATCCCCAACATAGTCAACATTAGttacaaattgaaaacaaaatcaaatgattgcaAGTATCTCAAAAGGCTATGTGCCTGagctttttttgttgaatttgtagCGTCACATGAAACAATTTCTAAGATTTATGAGGTTGGGTTAAGTCTAAACTAGTTAGTGGATTGGACAAAAATTAATGGATTGGgggcatcaatttttttaattgggggccttaaaatttatttgacataattaactaattatagcatatttagtattaaaattttttttttcatcacgtGCCCCCAGTCCTTCAACGTAGGTCCGCCTCTGCCAGATATCCATTCATATCCTTCTCAACCCATATACTGAAAACCCTCCACTACCACCACAAGAGTCTTCTTTTACTACTTCAGCCTCAAGAGCTCCAGTCCTTTCAGATATATACAAAGGGAATCAAATCTTCTATAGAACCCCAACCGTTACTCCACAAGCTCTCCCCTCGTCGCTATCCGAAAGGGAATAAGATCTTCGGTACGTACGTCACCAGCTACCCGATTAGaacaaggaagagagagaattggGAAAGAACAAAAAAGTGTTGTTGTTGCAGATCTGGTTTTATTACTACAAGACAGAGGAAGCGGAGTGTGAAGGATGTCAGCTCCGGTGTTCGACAAAATATCACTGAAGGATGTCGGTTCCTCGTCGAAGCCATCATGCGAGGTGAAGCTGGGTGGTCTTGGATTGTATGAAGCTGAAAACTGAAATCGTGTACTGAAGATACAATTGGGGAAGAAGATGACCTGGCtcttttatatttaatttattttaaattaatttcagaTAAATTATTCCACATCagcacaaaaaataattttactaGTTTTATATTCCACGTAAGCAAATAAGCTGACCGAAATTCTCAAAATCTACCTGAGTGTGTAgtttgaaacaaatttaaacTTTAGGTTAGTTAGTTGAGACGTTTGAACATTAAGTAACTAAATTGGAAAATGCTCAATCTTTCGATAAccaaagtggtattaacccccATAATAGTATGTCCTCTCCATGAGTAACAATTTATATTGGTTGGTCCGCCCATAATCGCCCTCACATTACTTAAtatctatttatattttttttataaaacaattcctatatatatataaattttttctacaaaaaagatttatatatatatatatatatataattctataAAAAAATGTCTTGTATATATTTGTCTAATTGTCTTCTTGTGTCTCGCCGGCTTCTTTATGGAATATGGATATCCGGCTCGATTTaaccatatacatacatatatgggAGGACCATAGCCGTAGGGAATCTTCTTCCATAGCCGTAGGGAATCTTCTTCGTTCGTTACAGTTGATTGAATCCGCACAGAAACAGAAACAGTTTCTCCATTAACCTCACACCACAGTCCTCACTCGCTCTCTATATAAGAAACCAGCAATCGCTACTTCTTCTCTCACTCACTGAGTTTTTTAGCGAACTCCATTGTACACAACTACAGAGACTGTGTACTTGGAAGTGAAGAAATGGCAGCAGTGGTGAAGAGGATAAGGATGGGCTCACAAGGCCTGGAGGTATCAGCTCAGGGACTAGGCTGTATGGGCATGTCCGCCTTCTATGGCCCTCCTAAACCCGAACCCGACATGATCGCTCTCATCCACCACGCTATTGACTCTGGCGTCACCTTCCTCGACACGTCCGATGTCTACGGTCCCCACATCAACGAGATCCTCCTCGGGAAGGTCCTTTTACTTTCTCTACAAAATTTGTATACGTATGTAGTTCTTCTGTTTGTTTATATGTGTGAGAGAGAATCTTAATTGGAGTCGCATACTGAGCCAGGCCTTGAAGGGAGGGATGCGGGAGAGAGTGGAACTGGCGACGAAGTTCGGAATCAGTATCGGCGACGGCAAGATGGAGATACTTGGCGATCCGGCGTATGTTAGGGCTGCTTGTGAGGGGAGCTTGAAGCGACTCGATGTTGATAGCATTGATCTTTATTATCAACACCGGATTGACACAACTGTTCCCATTGAAGTCACAGTAATTTAGCCTTTTTgcctttaattaattaatttttgtctTTCCCTTTCTTTATCTCTAAACCTAATCATTTGCTTCAACCGGCATCAGGTCTGGATTAATGtgtattttgtttgtttctaaCATGAATTCTTGCAAAAACTTGTATGAATTCTCACATGAATTATGTAGTGTTTGCTTATGCATGTGCATACATATTGTACAAATGAATATACTTGCTCAAAGTCAAAGCTGTATTCCTTACTCAACTGGTGATCAGGATCCCACTTCCGACTGTGAACTTCTTTGACTAAATTCTATGGGTTATGATGTAACGTGCTCTTTCTCTGTTTTAGGTGTCCCTCTGTTTCGCTAATTTTCCTTCTGTAGACGAAATATTCAGAGTTCAGAACAATCTCACGATTGAATGTTCTTTGACGCTTTACTGTGTCTATTGCTAGATGGGTGAACTGAAGAAACTTGTTGAAGAGGGTAAGATAAAATATATAGGTCTCTCGGAGGCATCTGCTTCAACAATCAGAAGGGCCCATGCTGTTCATCCAATTACAGCTGTGCAGTTGGAGTGGTCCTTATGGTCGAGAGATGTGGAGGAAGAAATCATTCCTACTTGCAGGTGAGGCATCAATTTTTCCAAGTGAACTTTTCAAAGGACCAGAAaattattttggaaaaaaaaaaggtatgaaTTCGTCATAGAGTGCTAATTTAGCAATCTGAGTGCTGAAGTAACTAATTGTTCAGGGAACTTG is a genomic window containing:
- the LOC119997675 gene encoding probable aldo-keto reductase 2 is translated as MAAVVKRIRMGSQGLEVSAQGLGCMGMSAFYGPPKPEPDMIALIHHAIDSGVTFLDTSDVYGPHINEILLGKALKGGMRERVELATKFGISIGDGKMEILGDPAYVRAACEGSLKRLDVDSIDLYYQHRIDTTVPIEVTMGELKKLVEEGKIKYIGLSEASASTIRRAHAVHPITAVQLEWSLWSRDVEEEIIPTCRELGIGIVAYSPLGRGFFSSGPKLLENISKDDYRQYLPRFQPENLEHNKKLFERVSEMAASKGCTPSQLALAWVHHQGDDVCPIPGTTKIENFNQNIGALSIKLTPEDMAELEAIAAADAIKGDRYGAISATHKDSETPPISSWKAT